Genomic DNA from Theobroma cacao cultivar B97-61/B2 chromosome 3, Criollo_cocoa_genome_V2, whole genome shotgun sequence:
ACCAAGACTCCCCCCTGTTAAGAGCATTGtgagaagagaagaaatgaaacCACCCTCATGCTCATCTGTTTTATGAATGGTAGAACGCATTGCATTTAGCATGTTACCATACGTAGTTGCATGCCCACGTTCAATGGCTTGGATGAAGGAGAAAGTCATTGCACCAGTAGAAGCAATCCTTGATAGGGCCTGTTCACATAGCATCAACCGAACATTTTAGACTCCATATTTAGCTGGATATAGAGAAAATGATATTCTAGCCATCAACAGATAAATGCAGCTTGAAGACTTCATTTATATTGACAGCAGTTATCTGATTATCATGTTATCATGATAAAATGAAGCTGCATTTATCTGATGGTGTTTATCTTTAATATTAGTGAGATTAAAATTCTAAACATATGCACTATGACTTTACCGAAGTGTCTGCAGAAGTTTGATTATCATCACAGCCACTGAAGGAAATGACTTCCCCACCACTTGTTCCTTTCCACATCCCGGAGCGAGGGCGATGATCCTCCCAGAAATATTTCCCCTGCCTACATCCGAATGAAAACGTATACAGTTGTAGATTGCAAAATTAGTATTCTATGGTGCAAGGAACATGGAATCATATTCTATTTAAAGTGTATGTATTAGGAAAAGGCAACAATCATGTATATATCTCAGTGACTTCTCCCCTTATCACAATGTACCATCCAATGTTATATGCACCCACTTTTGGTATATTGAATTTCAAGTAAGAAATACAATAAAAGACTGACTAACCCGTCCATTCTACAGAGGAATGGTAAGTCTAATACAGTGCCACTATGGCAAGCATCAATGATTGCATGAAGCTTAACCCCATGAGGCAGAGGCCTGACAATTGTCGCATTGATTTCATCATCAACAATCATTCCCTGAGATTCAAAATCTGTTGGACAAAGTGTTTCATCGTATCCATCCACCTCATCTCCAGTGTAGTTCCTTTGCTGTGAGCCATGACCAGAATAATGGAACACCAAGGAATCTCCTGGTTGACAACCTTGAACAAGCCAATTCGATGCCATTCTTATGTTGTGTTTAGTAGGGCGCTTGTGAGGATCAGTTTCCTCCTCTGAAATTATTTCCAGGAGGGTTTCAGATCAGAAGTGGTCCGCATGAGcaacatttaaataaaaagaaataattgcAATGAAGGCAAAGAAGCAATGGAAGCATCATCTAGTCTTAAACAAAGCATCACTGCTGCACCTTGGTGTAAGGAATATATTCTCGATGTTTCTTTTGGTTTGATAATGACTATACATTAGCAGCTTCCTGTACTGTTTTTATGTAATCTATCAGGCATTGTCACAAGAAGTGAAACATTATTTTGACAGTAAGAGATGTCAAAATGCATACCAAAATACgaaagagattaaattgaatttctcTTAAGTGGAATTATTAATTGAATGCCCAATTCAGTTGAAACAAATTGACCCATTATGCATGcataaaatatgtgatattCAAAGTTAGTTGGCTCATCAAACAATATTCACTATAGTTTAGAACCTTTCAAAAGTTAAGCAGCATTGATCAGAGGGAacaaaatcaagttttcttaCCCAGCCTGTACTCCACCAAATTTACGGAAAGCAAGTTGGAATGATTCAAACTAGTTTACCAGAAACCAATAGTAAGTCCTAATTAATGTCAACTATTTCCAAAGTCCAATACTGGACGATAACACTAACCAATAACTGGTTTATTTGATTAGCAACGCGTTGAAATGCGCGTTTGTTTCATACATTTCCAAATGATTCAAGACATTCAAGTTATGGTCCAATCATTATTGAAACCATCCAGGACTGAGTAATTATATactctttaattttgtttccttAGATCAATTCAACACTTGGaatagataaattaaattaggAGCAAtcacagaaaaaaaaaaaacagaagtcAAATAACACAGCATCAAAGAATCCAAAGttatattttgtaatttcaaataaaaaaaaaaggaaaacgaAAAAGCAGCTAACAAAGAAACTAGTGAGCGATTCCTTACCTGTAAGCGTGACAATGGAGGACTCGGGAAAACTGAAGCGATTAACCAACAAATACTTCATGCAATTGGCATCGTTAATACAACCTTTGAGTTCGTAGCCGGTGTTCTTATACGACACGCCGCATATGACAGCGCGCTTGCTGCCGTGAGCTTGCGGTGGCGGTCCTGATGGCGCGTGGTTGTAAGGAGAGGGACCCTGCAGCTGTGGCGGAGGTTGTTGGTAGTAGTGGCTAGAGGACGCAGATGGAGAAGGTGCGTAGCGAGGGTCGGCTATGAGGGTGACAGCTTGGCATAGGACGCAGCGGATGGACTTGGCGCCTGGCGGGAGCTGCAGTGGGGTATGGCAGTTTGAACAGTTGACGAGCATTAACATGGCTGatcgagagagagagacagagttTCGGTACGATGAAAACAGTCTTGTTAGAATGAAAGGAAATGGTTAATAgataatgaataataataataacatataGAAATTGAAGCTTTGGATTGATTATAAAATGAAGGTGGAGGTATTGGTGGGAACCGGGAAGGAAGGTGGGCAGGGTGAGTCAGAAATGTCCGTATTTTGAATTGCATCTTCCTCGAAAACGGAAACATTCCATTACATGTGAAAGTGAAATGAACTCCGTTGTGGTCATAAATTACAGACTTTGTAGACTATAGTTgggtttaatattttttttccctaaCAAGACGATCATAAAGTACCTTGGAAATGTATTAAAAAATGTGTTAACAATAATAAGCGTCCTCAAACTATACTTTTAAGTACACAACTTAAGGAACTATGGAtagaaatatttaaattaggtataaatgaaattatttttaatttattaaattgaggttttttttaataataataattataatactAGTAAGCAACTAAGCATTGTTAAGACAAAACGTGCAATTGcttattctaaaatttacaaaaaaaagaaaaattgattcGAGCTTGAACCTCTAATTTTCAGTCATTTTCCCAATCAATAATTCTTCTTTGCCCAAATGACATTTAGGTTTTGATATTAGGCACATGAAGGGGCCCCTTTCAATTTCAGCCTCATGTTGAAGTTGCCACGTCAGCATATTTAGATTAGTTCAGAGGTTCTGGGTGGAGTGGTTGAAGGGTAGTTTAAGGATTTCCTcgtttcaaaagaaaaacaaaaaacactAAAGTACTAAAGTCTTTCCTTTGAAAAAGTACAAATGACACGTTTGATTAGTAAAAtagataagaataaaatagaataagtATTATGTAATTTAGTATAATTAATGGAATAGAgtaagaataattattatgacttattacagtgtttggttggtaacaatagttttgaaataaaaaagaatagaaaataaaaaaataaaaatacattttattatatataattatttatttttatttttattttttaagtattaataatttataattaattaaaatattaataattaataatttaaatattaatattttaatataatttaattattttgattaaaatattaattatttttattttatttatactcattaaaaatttaatatattaataatttaataaataaaatattaatagtttaactattaatattttaatattttaattatattaatattaataacatttaaattatatatataatattaatgttttaaattttataaataatttattcttttttattctttttttttctttttcatgggCTGGTTGCCGGAAAAGCAACCGGTGTAACAAAAAGCCTATCTAGCACACCATGTGGCCGGATCTGACCACTACAGCGCCAGATCGACGCTTCTCCGATGCTGGATCTGGCTGTGGAGTGTTAAATCCAACTGTGAGATCTGATCGGGAAGCACCAGATCCGTTGCTTTCCGCGGCCAAATATGGCCTTTGAGTGCCAGATCTGGCTGGATCTCTGTTTAATGTTATCGGAAAGGACTAGATCGACGCTTTCCAACCATATTCGATCGCTGTCGTCGTCGTCGTCGGTGTTGAGTTCcaattagagagagaatgagagaggaaagaacgtgagaagagagaaagaaaagagaaaatggaaaaaaaaagtatttataggTCTAGgattgtaatatttttaagttataaGGGGTATTTTGATCGTTATATATTTGAAAGTTATTTCATGTCTTATGGAATAGATATTACCGGAAGAGAGAAGGGGATAGATAAAGCTGGCTTTTAGCCTATTTGAAGGAATTTTTATTCTTGCAGAATTGCTATTTCGTGTCCTAATTTTATACCAAATAAAGGTAGAGGAAAGGATCGAGAATAGAGAGGGAATAGTATAGTTATTCTCCATACCAAACGTGTAGAAAAgtctttatctttttatttcaatttaactatattattttgtttctctCTAGTTATTagctttgtttttccttttacgaaatttaaaaaaaaaatcactgtatttaatattgaaagttaatttttttatttgtaaaattgatatttcataattttaaatatcaacaagattttttaaaaaaattgaaaaataggtttaaatatttaaaatttaaataaataaataaaataaaataagtcaaaaagtaataattttttgtacaAATCTAATTAGTATATTTCTTATAGCACGGTTATAGATGATAAATTGATATTCAAATGGAACTTTTAATTAAAGTTGCGGGAAAAAGctaacatttatttttaattatctctTAGTAAAGAAGTTTATTTGACTAGTTGTTCAcgtttttaatttaatttacgtGTTCTAAATAAACTACGTGTGTCAATTTGTGCGTGCTGGTAGAAACTGTATCACTCGGCAGCCAAAATCCACCTGCAGTCTTCGATGAAACGAAGGGTAGCTGAgaacaagaaaatatttaagCCGACGTCATGTTGGAGGGCATGACAGAAGGCTTCTTCGCCGAGATTACCGCAAGtgtattttattattatggtTACTTGAAAAAGCTGCGTTAACGTTAGAAAGGTTTCTGAGGTTGACTTGGTCGCCAGAGGAAGACTTTGGAAAGAATGATGGCCAATTATTAgccatcaaaataaataaaaatatgaaaagtatGTGTACtaggatttttttaatttaattttttatttgaaattgtaacattttttaaattttttattttaaaaattattttaatttaatttttaatattttttgtttaaatttgtTATTATGGTGTTAACATAAGTACTAACTTGACATTAATGTGGCTTCAAATATTGACGTGGCAATGTCACTTCACACTTTGAGTTCGAATGCTAATGTACTATCACATTATCGTGTTAGAGTAATGTGGTACTGTCATGTTATAATTTGGATTTGAGCTATCACGTGGCAtatcaaaaacatataatattttgaaaaataagaatatcaCATATTAGTATTATGATACGTCACGTGTCCATATCTTGATGTGTCATGCGACAACTTCTTAATATGCCATGATAGCTCAAGCTCAAAATATGACGTGGTAGTGACACGTTTACGTAGCACCGTCACGTTAGTATTCAAACTCAGTGTGACGTGGCATTACTACATCACTTTTACATGTTGACGTGATATTGTTACATCAGCATATGATGTCACGTCAATGTTGATGTTAGTATTATAACGATAAATTTAAACGAAAAATATTAGagagactaaattaaaataattctcaaaataaaataaggatATCACATGTTAGTATTATGATACACCACATGTCCATATTTTGATCTGTCATGTGGCAACTTCTTAATGTGCCATGATAGCTCAGGCTCGAAATACGACGTGGTAGTGACACGTTGTCGTAGCACCACCACGTTATTATTCAAACTCAATGTGACGTGACATTACTACATCACTTTTTGTATTGATGTGATAATGTCACATCCCTTTTACATGTTGACGTGATATTGTTACATCAACATATGATATCACATTAATGTTGATGTTAGTACTATAACGATAAATTTAAacgaaaaatattaaagagattaaattaaaacaattttcaaaataaaataagaatatcaCATGTTAGCATTATGATACGCCACGTGTCCATATCTTGATGTTTCATGTGGTAACTTTTTAATGTGTCGTGATAGCTCAGGCTCGAAATACGACATGGTAGTGACACGTTGACGTAGCACCGTCACGTTAGTATTCAAACTCAGTGTGACGTGGCTTTACTACATCACTTTTTGTATTGATGTAACAATGTCACATCACTTTTACATATTGACGTGATATTGTTACATCAACATATGATGTCACGTCAATGTTGATGTTAATACTATAACGATAAATTTAAacgaaaaatattaaaaaaattaaattaaagcaattctcaaaataaaataaaaatattacatgttAGCATTATGATACGCCACTTGTCCATATCTTGATGTGTCATGTGGCAACTTCTTAATGTGCCATGATAGCTCAGGCCCGAAATACGACGTGGTAGTGACACATTGATGTAGCACCGCCACGTTAGTATTCAAACTCAGTGTGACGTGGCATTACTACATCACTTTTTGTATTAATGTGACAATGTCACATCATTTTTACACGTTGACGTGATATTATTACATCAGCATATGATGTCACGTCAATGTTGATGTTAGTACTATAAcgataaatttaaacaaaaaatattaaaaagattaaattaaaattaattttaaaataaaataaaaatatcacatgTTAACATTATGATACGCCGTGTGTCCATATCTTGATGTGTCATGTGGTAACTTCTTAATGTGCCATGATAGCTCAGACCCGAAATACGACGTGGTAGAGACACGTTGACGTAGCATCGCCATGTTAGTATTCAAACTCAGTGTGACGTGGCATTACTACATCACTTTTTGTATTAATGTGACAATGTCACATCACTTTTACACGTTGACGTGATATTATTACATCAGCATATGATGTCACGTCAATATTGATGTTAGTACTATAAcgataaatttaaacaaaaaatattaaaaagattaaattaaaataattttaaaataaaataaaaatatcacatgTTAACATTATGATACGCCGTGTGTCCATATCTTGATGTGTCATGTGGTAACTTCTTAATGTGCCATGATAGCTCAGGCCCGAAATACGACGTGGTAGAGACACGTTGACGTAGCATCGCCATGTTAGTATTCAAACTCAGTGTGACGTGGCATTACTACATCACTTTTTGTATTGATGTGATAATGTCACATTACTTTTACATGTTGACGTGATATTATTACATCAATATATGATGTCACATCAATATTGATGTTAGTACCAtaacaataaatttaaatgaaaaatattaaaaagattaaattaaaataatttttaaaataaaagaattaaaatattacgaGTTTAATTAGAgtgattaaattaaagaaaatgtcATAATATAGAGACTCCTTAAATattttgatccaaaataaataaataagtgtatatatattgtaattataTCAGTAGATGTGAAGTCAAattaaatctcatttttaacACAAAGAAGGGAGTTGGGACTAATAAGGAGGGGTAGAGCTTTCCCAATGAGCTAGGCCAATAGCTACGACCTATCAATATTAGTTTATTTGTGCTAATTGGGAAATTTTTAAGtctccaaataattaattttacaatGGAAGAACAAATATTGGGATTCACCTTTTATGTCTTGtactaaaattttcaacatagAGTAGTTAGGAAGGAACCCGTTCTGAAGGTGAACCTTTGTAAGATAAACATCAAAGATATAATCATTTcctttttagaaaatttaaacCCAAACAATTATCTGTCCCTTTACCTTGCAATAATTACTGTAGCAACTAGCAAGAAAGTAAGCAAAACCATTAAGATCGCAGGGTTTTGACAAAATGAATAATGGAAAAAATCATTACACGTCGAGAGCCTTAATCATTGATCAACAGACATCAAACAAGGGTGTGGACTCTGGACTATTGGGCCTTTAGTTTTTACAAGTTACAAAGAGAAAAGCCTTGTTTCCACATCAAATGGTTCACTGGCTGTCAACTGCGGTTCCTGCAACAACAAATCAACAATCTTTCAAGATTTGGAAAATCAGCTCAACTTGCAATTAATTAATGGCGACGCTCTTTGACGAGGTTGGGTCAAAGAAAAACTTATACTAGACCAAAGGAATTGAACGATATTTAACATtgtaaacaagaaattaatcCACCCCCCACTTGATAAGGATGACATAATTTAGTACCTGTCTTGATCCACTGGTCGGACTCTTTCCTGTTAAGAGCGTTGCCAGAAAGCATAATATTGCACAACaaccttcttcttcttcttcatcttgtgGCAGTAGCATCCGAGAGATCATAGACCGCATTGCATTTATCAGGTTCCAGTAAGTTGTTCCATGTCCATGTAAAATGGCTTGGATGAAACAAGATGTCATTGCACCGGTTGAAGGAATATTGCTCGACTGTTGATCAGtgttcattaatttttagCCTCCAAGCTTCAATAGATAGCGATGATCAAAGAGataataacaatataattcTGATATCAAATCTTTTTTACCGAAATTTGAATAGAGTTTTGACCATCATCACAGCTACTAAAGGAAATGACCTCTCCACCACTTGTTCCTTTCCACAAACCGGATCGAGGGCGATGATCCTCCCAGACGTATCCTCCTTGCCTATATCGGCATTGATGAAAGCATTGAGTATGGAATCAAATCTCATATATATTAGCCAAGGAGATTTTGAtcagaaaagggaaaaaaagaaagattgagTAAACCTGTCATCCATTCTACAGAGGAAAGGTAAATCCAAGGCAGTGCCACTATGGCAAGCATCTATGACTGCATGAAGCTTAACCCCACGAGGAAGAGGCCTGACAATTGTCCAGTTGATTTCGTCATCGACAATCGGTCCTTCAGTTTCAAAGTCTGAGGGACAAATTGTTTCATCATAACCATCCTTCTCATCTCCATCGTAGTTCTTCTGCTGTGACCCATGGCCAGAGTAATAGAACACCAGAGAATCCCCCGATTGACAACCCAACACAAGCCAATACAATGCCATTCTCATGTTGTATTTGGTCGGCCGCCTGTTAGGATCACTTTCTTCTTCTGCAAATGAAATGTTCTTCCGGGGATCAGATTGTGTAATCTAACACTCTGCCtcctattaatttttttctatatcTAATGTATTTTGTTATATATAGCTGCATATATTGTGTTTTCCCCTTGTGATCGTGGACTTAGAATGATGCAACTTCAATTAGATCATCCAATATATATACTGCCGAGTTTATCTaatttaatgttaattttatcTTAACGTTCCTAGTTTCCTACTACTACATAGTCTATGATAAATAGACTACATAGTCTACATAAtctataaactaatttaagtttttatcATTTCTATGAAAGTTAAAGAAGGATAAACATGAAGGGAAGGAGTTTTAAGTAATTGTCCAAAGAATGAACACGAAACAGTTAAATTAGAATTAACAAATCTTTGTTtgaattctaattaaaattaaagttacACAATATAGAACAAAAtcccaaaaacaagaaaattaatcTATTAATAACCAAATTGATAATATGATCATTACCAGTGAGAAGGACAATGGAAGATTCGGGGAACTTGAACTGACTAATCAGCAAGGCCTTCATTAACTCGGCATCATGAACGCAACCATCGAGCTCGTACCGGGAGTTCTTATATGACACACCACATAACACGGCTCGCTTGCTGCTATGGACCTGAGGTAGAGGTCCTGGCGGAGCATGGTTGTAAGGCGACGGAGACAGGAGCTGTTTTCCGAGGGTGACAGCCTTGCAGGTGGTGCAGCGGATAGATTTTGCACCCTGTGTCCGAAGCTGCAGTGTTGGTGCATGGCACCTTGCACAGTTAACAATCGTTAACATGGTCAAGCAAGCAAGACAGAGACAGTTTCTGAATCAAAAGTTGTTTTTTCAATTACGAAAGGCAACGGCCGATATGCGACGACTTTTGTTATAGTAAATAACAAAGtctttaaagtttttgaaGAAGATTGTGAGAGATGGTGGAGTAATTGGATCCTTGaagtattaattaattacgTTGATTTGCATGTGCTTTCCTTAATTTAGATTCATTAAGAAACCACAAAGACTTGGTTGCTGCCTTGATGGAAATTTCTCCATTGAACAGATAATATATTCGTCttatatttttctaaattaaatttctttatgTATATTCatattacttataattaatatatccattaacattttttGTGGATTTTAAACTACATgtgtatataaataaataattatacgAGTACATTGTGAATTGATTATTAATcaggaaaattaaaaataaaaatactaatGGTTAATTAGTCTATTTTATATCAATACTATTTATGAATGCACTCTTTTTTTGGTAAATCATAAGTTCCATGGGCACATAAAAGTAATGTTAGAAGgtatcttttattttgtattttggaTAATTAGTTACTTACGGGCCTTGGTGTCtagtttgaataaaataatgagaTATCATAGAGCCAGGCAATGAAGTATTAGGGGTTTGG
This window encodes:
- the LOC18605244 gene encoding metacaspase-1 isoform X2, giving the protein MLMLVNCSNCHTPLQLPPGAKSIRCVLCQAVTLIADPRYAPSPSASSSHYYQQPPPQLQGPSPYNHAPSGPPPQAHGSKRAVICGVSYKNTGYELKGCINDANCMKYLLVNRFSFPESSIVTLTEEETDPHKRPTKHNIRMASNWLVQGCQPGDSLVFHYSGHGSQQRNYTGDEVDGYDETLCPTDFESQGMIVDDEINATIVRPLPHGVKLHAIIDACHSGTVLDLPFLCRMDGQGKYFWEDHRPRSGMWKGTSGGEVISFSGCDDNQTSADTSALSRIASTGAMTFSFIQAIERGHATTYGGSLGGGLRQEPQLTASETFDVYKKPFSL
- the LOC18605244 gene encoding metacaspase-1 isoform X3, with protein sequence MLMLVNCSNCHTPLQLPPGAKSIRCVLCQAVTLIADPRYAPSPSASSSHYYQQPPPQLQGPSPYNHAPSGPPPQAHGSKRAVICGVSYKNTGYELKGCINDANCMKYLLVNRFSFPESSIVTLTEEETDPHKRPTKHNIRMASNWLVQGCQPGDSLVFHYSGHGSQQRNYTGDEVDGYDETLCPTDFESQGMIVDDEINATIVRPLPHGVKLHAIIDACHSGTVLDLPFLCRMDGQGKYFWEDHRPRSGMWKGTSGGEVISFSGCDDNQTSADTSALSRIASTGAMTFSFIQAIERGHATTGESWWWIETGTTVNRQ
- the LOC18605244 gene encoding metacaspase-1 isoform X1; the protein is MLMLVNCSNCHTPLQLPPGAKSIRCVLCQAVTLIADPRYAPSPSASSSHYYQQPPPQLQGPSPYNHAPSGPPPQAHGSKRAVICGVSYKNTGYELKGCINDANCMKYLLVNRFSFPESSIVTLTEEETDPHKRPTKHNIRMASNWLVQGCQPGDSLVFHYSGHGSQQRNYTGDEVDGYDETLCPTDFESQGMIVDDEINATIVRPLPHGVKLHAIIDACHSGTVLDLPFLCRMDGQGKYFWEDHRPRSGMWKGTSGGEVISFSGCDDNQTSADTSALSRIASTGAMTFSFIQAIERGHATTYGNMLNAMRSTIHKTDEHEGGFISSLLTMLLTGGSLGGGLRQEPQLTASETFDVYKKPFSL
- the LOC18605245 gene encoding metacaspase-1, producing MLTIVNCARCHAPTLQLRTQGAKSIRCTTCKAVTLGKQLLSPSPYNHAPPGPLPQVHSSKRAVLCGVSYKNSRYELDGCVHDAELMKALLISQFKFPESSIVLLTEEESDPNRRPTKYNMRMALYWLVLGCQSGDSLVFYYSGHGSQQKNYDGDEKDGYDETICPSDFETEGPIVDDEINWTIVRPLPRGVKLHAVIDACHSGTALDLPFLCRMDDRQGGYVWEDHRPRSGLWKGTSGGEVISFSSCDDGQNSIQISSSNIPSTGAMTSCFIQAILHGHGTTYWNLINAMRSMISRMLLPQDEEEEEGCCAILCFLATLLTGKSPTSGSRQEPQLTASEPFDVETRLFSL